Proteins encoded in a region of the Melissococcus plutonius ATCC 35311 genome:
- a CDS encoding 2-hydroxycarboxylate transporter family protein, with translation MGEQPKKSFIERLKKFTIGFIPLPLYLILLVSYVGITVFNIVPTNDMLVSLGIMTVFAYLLEEIGKRIPVLNSLGGKVLVVTFLPAFLVYKHWLPKSTVKIVSEFMNNNNFLMFFITLLVIGSIVSMNRHTLIKATSRIILILFLCDVIGSLIGTGVGMLFGMSAWKTYFFIVAPIMAGGVGEGAMPLSIGYAAVMSGMHQDKIFGQILPCVMLGSLVAVLLSGILKKIGEKNPSLTGNGKLLDSEDEKLANLKAANNEVSIEKTLIAGVLAIALYFLAVWFEYIIKEIFGFSIPSPVILLVSLMGAKMLGFIPSSIESGGASLYGFTVKGITPPLLFGVGVAKTDWKELVEVFKSPASIITIVATVVSIVLVAFIVAKIVGLYPVDTAIAVSCCSGQGGTGALAILSAGDRLELMPFAQVAVRLGGAMTVTFSIFLMSLLM, from the coding sequence TTGGGAGAACAACCGAAAAAAAGCTTCATAGAAAGATTAAAAAAATTTACCATTGGATTTATTCCTTTACCATTATATTTAATTTTACTTGTTAGTTACGTTGGGATTACAGTATTTAATATTGTACCAACGAATGATATGCTTGTTTCGCTTGGAATTATGACCGTTTTTGCTTATTTATTAGAAGAAATTGGAAAAAGAATTCCAGTATTAAATTCTCTTGGGGGAAAGGTATTGGTTGTTACCTTTTTACCGGCATTTCTTGTTTACAAACATTGGTTACCTAAATCAACTGTTAAAATTGTTAGTGAATTTATGAATAACAATAATTTTTTAATGTTTTTTATCACCTTGCTTGTTATCGGTAGTATTGTTTCAATGAATCGTCATACATTAATCAAGGCGACATCACGAATTATTTTAATTTTATTTTTATGTGATGTTATTGGTTCACTTATTGGTACCGGTGTAGGGATGCTTTTTGGCATGTCTGCTTGGAAAACGTATTTTTTCATTGTTGCCCCAATTATGGCAGGTGGCGTTGGAGAAGGAGCTATGCCGTTATCCATTGGTTATGCTGCTGTTATGAGTGGAATGCATCAAGACAAAATTTTTGGACAAATTCTACCTTGTGTCATGTTAGGTAGTTTGGTTGCTGTTTTATTGTCAGGTATCTTGAAAAAGATTGGAGAAAAAAATCCATCATTAACTGGTAATGGAAAATTATTAGATAGTGAGGATGAAAAATTAGCGAACTTAAAAGCGGCAAACAATGAAGTCAGTATCGAAAAAACCTTAATTGCAGGTGTTTTAGCAATTGCTCTTTATTTCCTTGCAGTTTGGTTTGAGTATATAATTAAAGAAATATTTGGTTTTTCTATTCCTTCACCAGTGATTTTGTTAGTATCACTTATGGGAGCAAAAATGTTAGGATTTATTCCTTCTAGCATTGAATCTGGTGGCGCTTCACTCTATGGATTTACAGTTAAAGGAATCACACCACCATTATTATTCGGTGTAGGTGTAGCTAAAACAGATTGGAAAGAATTAGTTGAAGTGTTTAAGAGTCCAGCATCTATTATAACTATTGTTGCCACAGTTGTTTCTATTGTTCTAGTAGCTTTTATTGTTGCAAAAATCGTCGGTTTATATCCTGTAGATACAGCAATTGCTGTTTCTTGTTGTAGTGGACAAGGTGGAACAGGCGCATTAGCTATTCTTTCAGCGGGAGATCGATTGGAGTTGATGCCGTTTGCACAGGTCGCTGTTCGGCTGGGTGGTGCAATGACAGTCACCTTTTCCATCTTTTTAATGAGTTTATTAATGTAA
- a CDS encoding NADP-dependent malic enzyme yields the protein MNEEMLEIHKKHTGVLSIQPKLEVKNGQDLAKAYTPGVADLSLLINKEPNLARQYTVSGKFVAVITDGSAVLGLGNVGEKAGLPIVEGKALLYKTFADVDAFPLAIRQQSIEEIVRTIVNIQDSFGGIHLEDIAAPKCFEIEQLLQEKLTIPVYHDDQEGTAIVVFAALINAAKLAGKSLTDLKVVVNGLGASGVATTKLLLHAGIKKITLLDKQGILTDEDTSLNSFQRELVLKTEGLKKQGNLTEGIMDQDVFIGLSEGNLLTEQMVRSMANDPIIFALANPIPEILPEEAKKGGARLIATGSSNYPNQVNNVLAFPGLFKGLLENNVKKVTLDLEEFVARKLANLLKTPLAEKFIPQVFDKEVVQTVAQAVSEYQQTNYSE from the coding sequence ATGAATGAAGAAATGTTAGAAATCCATAAAAAGCATACTGGTGTGTTAAGCATTCAGCCAAAGCTAGAAGTAAAAAATGGTCAAGATTTAGCAAAAGCTTATACACCAGGCGTTGCCGATCTAAGTCTTTTGATTAATAAGGAACCAAATTTAGCACGCCAGTATACAGTAAGTGGTAAGTTTGTTGCAGTTATAACCGATGGTTCAGCCGTTCTTGGTTTAGGCAATGTAGGAGAAAAAGCAGGATTACCAATTGTCGAAGGGAAAGCATTGCTATATAAGACATTTGCTGATGTGGATGCTTTTCCTTTGGCAATCCGTCAACAAAGTATAGAAGAAATCGTGCGAACAATTGTTAATATTCAAGATAGCTTTGGAGGTATCCATCTCGAAGACATTGCTGCTCCAAAATGTTTTGAAATTGAACAACTATTGCAAGAAAAATTAACAATTCCAGTTTATCATGATGATCAGGAAGGCACAGCTATTGTAGTCTTTGCTGCTTTAATTAATGCTGCAAAGCTTGCTGGAAAATCACTTACTGATTTAAAAGTTGTTGTTAATGGACTTGGTGCTTCTGGAGTAGCTACAACAAAATTACTTTTACATGCAGGGATAAAAAAGATTACATTACTTGATAAGCAAGGAATTTTAACTGATGAAGATACTTCCCTAAATTCATTTCAACGTGAATTGGTGTTAAAAACAGAAGGATTGAAAAAACAAGGGAACTTAACAGAAGGAATTATGGATCAAGATGTATTTATTGGTTTATCAGAAGGAAACTTACTTACAGAACAAATGGTTCGTTCAATGGCAAATGATCCAATTATTTTTGCATTGGCCAATCCAATACCTGAGATACTTCCAGAGGAGGCTAAAAAAGGAGGAGCAAGACTAATTGCCACAGGCTCTTCAAATTATCCGAATCAGGTAAACAACGTTCTAGCTTTTCCTGGTTTATTTAAAGGATTGTTAGAAAATAATGTAAAGAAAGTAACATTAGATTTAGAAGAATTTGTCGCTAGAAAATTAGCAAATTTATTGAAAACTCCGTTGGCAGAAAAATTTATTCCACAAGTATTTGATAAAGAGGTAGTACAAACTGTTGCTCAGGCAGTAAGTGAATATCAGCAAACGAATTATTCTGAATAA